From one Methylomonas paludis genomic stretch:
- a CDS encoding zinc ribbon-containing protein: MSEHKLIKTYDDLMGHLYEALDDTLHSVAEALEIAKEKTSALGGHTQEEINKIAGYVIRDINLAAINTPDSKPDSLSEWLKFDLNLIENFALKAFFDIADKTRLKLTELEWDAKQYHPYHSGDIAGPGTFVCDACGKQISFKSTSLIPDCPACQAKKFSRC, translated from the coding sequence ATGAGCGAACACAAACTAATAAAAACCTATGACGATCTGATGGGACATCTGTACGAAGCACTGGATGATACCTTGCACAGTGTTGCCGAAGCATTGGAGATCGCGAAGGAAAAAACCAGCGCTTTGGGGGGGCATACCCAGGAAGAAATTAATAAAATTGCCGGCTATGTCATTCGTGACATTAATCTGGCTGCAATCAATACGCCAGACAGCAAGCCGGATTCACTGAGCGAATGGTTAAAATTTGATCTTAACCTGATAGAAAATTTTGCTCTGAAAGCCTTTTTTGACATTGCCGACAAAACCCGGCTTAAACTGACCGAACTGGAGTGGGACGCCAAACAATACCATCCCTATCATAGCGGTGATATTGCCGGCCCCGGCACTTTTGTTTGCGATGCATGCGGCAAACAAATTTCTTTTAAATCCACCAGCCTTATTCCTGATTGCCCGGCATGTCAAGCCAAAAAATTTAGCCGTTGTTGA